Sequence from the Rhabdothermincola salaria genome:
GGGGGGCGCTCCCACCAGCCCGCAGTGGGTGCACAACCTGCGGGCCAAGCCGATGGCGCGGCTGCAGGACGGCAGCGAGGTCCGTGACTTCACGGTGCGCGAGGTGAGCGGCGACGAGAAGGCCACCTGGTGGGCGCGAGCGGTCGCGGTGTGGCCCGACTACGACGACTACCAGGCCGCGACCGAGCGTTCGATCCCGCTGTTCGTGCTGGCGCCCGCCGGCTGACGCCTCGGTCCTGCGAACCGGACGCCAACGCCGGTCTGAGCGGGAGGGTCGGGGCGGATCCGCCCGAATCTGAACGATCTCTGTCACGCTGGTCGCCGAGAGAGTCCCACAGAGGTATCGACCAACGGGGAGAAGTCTCATGACCGCATCGACGGCATCACCACCAACTGCCCAGGCTCCATCGGAGTCGCCGAAGATCACCCGGCCCCTCGAGAGGGTGTTGGGCGATGGCCACACCAAGGGGATGTGGGCCTGGACCGTGCTCAGGATCCTGCTCGGCTGGTCGTTCCTGTGGGCCTTCCTCGACAAGATGTTCGGGCTGGGCTTCTCGACCTGCCGGGCGGCGGAGTCCTCGGCCATCGACTTCGGGTGCGACGCCGCCATGATCAACGGCGGTTCGCCCACGTACGGGTTCTTGAACTTCGGGACCGAGGC
This genomic interval carries:
- a CDS encoding nitroreductase family deazaflavin-dependent oxidoreductase, giving the protein MAAFEAFDADYEPSPWEPIAAEVELYERSGGSEPSAVVGDHWIVLWTLGAKSGKVRKTPLVRVADGEGHYAVIGSQGGAPTSPQWVHNLRAKPMARLQDGSEVRDFTVREVSGDEKATWWARAVAVWPDYDDYQAATERSIPLFVLAPAG